CACGTTTGCTCACGTTGGATCAAAAACGTGTTTGAATGAACATTTCCAACGCTCTGTTGGCGCTGTTTAGGTGCAATAAATCCGAGTTTTGGCAACGATTATTTACTGTAGATGAAACTTGGATACACCTTTATACGCCCGAAACAAAAATACAGTCCAAACAGTAAGTAGCAAATGGGGAACTGCCtccaaaaaaagcaaaaactgttttttcgGCAGAAAAAGTGATGCAAAAGTGAGCAACTATTTTTTGGGATAATGGTGGAGTTATTTTATTCGATTATCTTCAAAAAGGAAAAACCATTACAGGAGCATACTATGTATCATTGCTTGATTAGCTAAAGAAACAACTTGCGGAAAAACGGCCACATTTgcagaaaaagaaaattctgtttcagcaagacaacgcaCCGTCTCACATCTTAGTGGTTGCCATAGCGAAAATCCACGAATTAAGGTTTGAACTGCTTGACCATCCGCCTTACTCGCCAGATCTGGCCCCAAGTGACTTCTTTTTGTTccttcatttaaaaattgcgCTCGGGGGTCAGAGATTTTCATCAAATGAAGAGGCAATCACCTTCGTGAACAATTATTTTGCAGAGAAAATTGCCGAGTACTATTTGGACGAGTTACAGAGATGGGAGCATCGCTGGGAAAAGTGTGTAGAGTTACAAGGAGattatgttgaaaaataaaaaataaaatttcaaataaatgtcttttatttttgttagatcGGAAACTTTTCAGACCACcctcgtatatatatatatatatatatatatatatatatatatatatatatatatatatatatatatatatatatatatatatatatatatatatatatatatatatatatatatgtatatatatatatgtgtatatatatatatatatacacatatatatgtatgtatatatatataaatatatatatacatatatatatgcatatatatatacatatatatatacatatatatatatatatgtatatatatacatgtatatatatatatatatatatatatatatatatatatatatatatatatatatatatatatatatatatatatatatatatatgtatatatatatatatgtgtatatatatatatatatatatatacacatatatatgtatgtatatatatataaatatatatatacatatatatatgcatatatatatacatatatgtatatatatatacatatatatatatatgtatatatatacatgtatatatatatatgtatatatatatatatgtatatatatatatatatatatatatatatatatatatatatatatatatatatatatatatatatatatatatatatatatatatatatatatatatatatatatatatacacgagGGTGGTCTGAAAAGTTTCCGATCTaacaaaaataagcaaaatcTCATATAGAAAATTGCAAAACTGTTAGTTTTCTTTGTATAAGCGAAGCTAACAGGTAACACCTTTTATAACTGAAAAAGTAAAGACAATGCTTAGAAAAGATATTAACTTTCAAAACTCAAGAGTTGTAAGAGGAATTTGTAATGGATGTAATTCAGCAATGAGGAGAAAAGATAAACGCAAGAACATAAATCTACTATCTTCATTCATTTTTGAAGGAATTTATGCAAAGACGTCCACCAGAGAGCATCATACCATTGTCTCATCTGTCAAATTGGTAAGCTTAAGTTCAATCAAAAGCATCCATTAGAAATCTATCGAAAAATTTGTAAGGGTAAAAAGTATTTTCTGATTTTCTAAATGACTTTCTATTCTTTGCAAAATTATTCCCCATATTTGCAACAAGTATACATTccaaaaaaacatgaaaatactTGCAGCAAAGGACAGTAAAGTTTTTGACCAAATACCTGCCACAGTTATTAGCCAAAAAGAGGCCTCATCACATGAAACTACTCGTGTTGGTCAGGCTAAAAGCGGTAGACCTTTACTATTATACTACACCTATACTACACCAGGTAATTTTGGTTCTCCTTCTAAAATTTcactttaaaatacatataatgaggtttcattttttttagttttccttTATTTAGGCCCATCAAGCGCTAGATAACTTTTTAAAGCTCCCACAAAAGTGACTGCACAAGATCttgttcaaattaaaatcaatacagCAATGTTCAATAATAGGAAGAGGAAACTTACATCCACTCTCAATcaagtttttaagattaaagACACGGAACCACACATTGATTCGAAATTAGGTAACAACCTTTCAGATTTTTTTACACATCCAATGTAAAGACTTTAATGATTTGGTTGACAATGTTCTTTTGGAAAGAAAGACATTTTCTTAGCATATCATTAAACATGGAATAAATGGTTGTgcaagatttttaaagttttctttcgGGATTGTAGAAACAGATACAAGGTCTTATCTTGTTAATTCACCATCAAGAAATCGTTTCTTAACCAAAAAGAAATCCAAAGACAGTGGTTACAACCAGCAAATTAATGTTGCTATTTCAGAAGGAATGTCAGAAAACTACACTAACCTTAAGCATATTTTCACATTAACTAAAGCTCAATCAAAGGAACTCGTGGTGTCTTGTGATATGAAATTCGCCAATAAGTTATGTGGTCTCCAATTCCACTTTTCCAAGTATCTATGCATTTAATGTACATTTTCTTCCATCAATCTTGCTAAATGTGGAGAACTGCGAACATTAGGTTCACTCGAACCTTCTTTTCTAGTATTTTGCTTCTGCTGGCAATGATgtaaagattgaaaaaaattgtaaatgtcaTTCATAACCCGTTCTTAAAACAGATGACACTGTCCTTGTTTTGGATTTGATTCCACCTATAGAACTACATCTTTTGTTTGGGGTTGTCAACTATCTTAACAATATTCTTAAAACTGTCTGGCCTCATACTGATGAGTGGACAGCTGTTCTTTGCATTAGCCCACAGCCTAATCATGAAGGTCAATTCATTGATAATGATTGCCGCAGGCAATCATTACCAATGAATTTGTAATTAACCTTCTTCATCAACTGGCAGAAAAGAAAACACCATTTACGGTTTCACCCTCATTGATGCCTTACGAAAATCAATGCTGTTGTAAAGGCATGCTTTGGAAATATTTTGGAACAtgatattgattaaaaatattgttttttttaaacactttttttttgcacttcCTGCAAGAAGTATGACATAACAAGTTTATGCCATTTTTCTTTATATCAAGGATTTCATTATGACAAAGAACACTTCATAAGGAATTTATAGTGAGCAAACGATTGAAGCTTTGCATCATCAATTTCAGAATAATTGGCAACGGTATAAACGTCCCATATATTCACATCCAGAGTTTTaaacttaacttaaaaatgtgTTGTTGATTTTAACAGTAAGCACCTGTAAAACTGCTTTAAGACTTTCAAAACGGTcctaattgaataaaaaattatgtatattttgaaCTTGttggtgaattaaaaaattacttatttatttgtaCTGTAGAAATcccaaattttttaatgttatcattttctttataattataaaattaaatcttgtaTATCTTTTTTGGATGTAATGTTTTGATatcagttttaacattttaatgatCCTGATATCATAGGCTTTCAAACGTCATATCCCATTTCAAACCCTCTTATGCCATTTTATCGGGTCAGCTCGAAGAAGTTATCTTGATTTTTTGACAGGAGTTGAACGTTTgctaaatcttttaaagtttaattcaTAACCAGAgtaaactgtatatatattatgtttattaatttaaaaaattttacagtttttagaattcgtaataataaaaaaaatatacgtatatatataataaaaataataattttctgaaATCCTAACATTTGTAGTACAGGTTGGTAAAACACAcgctataaaaaaatgttttatttcgaAAATGTTATATTGCGaaatttaaactcaaaaacacagtttaattttaaaattagtacaaattaaaatgtattttttcttgtattctcaagagtaataataattacttgatgtttttcaaattgttaAGTTCACAAAGCacattatattattgaaaaaaagagataagtttaataaaaagttgaaactcttaacttaataaagaatattaaatttgttttatgtgtaataactttttaaaatacatcAAACCATACGTTTATTTTTAGGTATTCAatctttttcagaaaatttatattCGCGCGACAAACTACTTCGTGAAattcaacattattttatacaaGATCCAAACAAGTCAACTTTAGTATTATATGGAATGTCGGGTGTCGGAAAGACACATATTGCCAGAAAGTATTGTGAAATATCttataacaactataaaaacattgtttggaTTGACGCTGCATTTGGAATGTTACAAACTTCAATGAGAAACCAATGTCAAATATTAGGATTCGAGGTTCATGATTCGAAAGGtgaatatttcaatataaaagtgattgttgaaaaaattcacaactattataaaaatgaaaagactttgtatatttttgacaacGTCGACGATGaaagtgttaaaaatttatcaatgtaCATTTCAAAGAAACCGAATTCATTTACGTTGATTACCACCCAATGGAGAACGTGGTcgaataatgtaaataaaatgctAGTTGATGTTTTTTCTTCTAAAGAAGCATTTGATTATGTTAAAAGCATTGTTAAAGAAAACACAGATGAAAACATAAGCAACTTAATTAAAGAACTTGAATATCATCCGTTTGCAATTACTCAggcaataaaatatacaaatatgcataaaatttcgatagaaaaatatatagatcGATATAGATCAAAACCATCAGAAATATTAGACAATAATGACTTTCCATCCGAAGAAGAATCGAAGTCAACAATAAAAGCAAttaacttagttttaataaaattagaaaaaactcaaccttttctatttaaattactaaactGTTTATCTCATTGCGACGGACAAAACATCAGTCAACAATTAATATTCCAAATTTCAAATCACTTGGACGTAAACgatgaatttttaatagataaaacTATTGGATTACTAATgaattattctttattaaactgttttgaagataaaaaatactCGATACACGAACTTACACAGTTGACAtgtaaatgttttcaaaagaGAAATTCAACAACAAATACATATTTTGAGTTaatcgaaaattattttaaagttgaattgAATGAAGTAAAAGATCAGGTGGATTACggaaatcattttgtttttcattttatctacATGTTTcgtaataatggaaaaaaagtaTCGGAAACCTTCTATCATATGACtacttctattaaaaaattattagtatgtaaaggtttatttaaagaagcaatcgaaatattaaaagttattcaaaattataatacagAGGCTTATGGTGAAGATAATGAATTCACGCttgaaacaaaacataatatcgcaatcTGTTTAAACgaaatgggaaaatataacgaagctttaggaatttattattctgttgataaaatagaaactgaaattttaggtatcaaccatccagacacaatgtcaacaaaaaataatatcgcactCTGTTTGAgcgatatgggaaaatataacgaagctttagaaatttattattctgttgataaaataaaaactgaaattgtaggtatcaaccatccagatacaatgggaacaaaaaataatatcgcactCTGTTTGAACaaaatgggaaaatataacgaagctttagaaatttattattctgttgataaaatacaaactgaaattttaggtatcaaccatccgaATACAATGggaacaaaacataatatcgcactCTGTTTGAACGAAATAGGAAAATATAACGAtgctttagaaattaattattctgttgctaaaatacaaactgaaattttaggtatcaaccatccggttacaatgttaacaaaaaataatatcgcaagcTGTTTAAACaaaatgggaaaatataacgaagctttagaaatttattattctgttgataaaatacaaactgaaattttaggtatcaaccatccgtctACAATGTCAACAAAACGtaatatcgcaaactgtttgagcaatatgggaaaatataacgaagctttagaaatttataattctgttgataaaatacaaactgaaattttaggtagcAACCATCCGAATACAATGggaacaaaacataatatcgcactCTGTTTGAACGAAATAGGAAAATATAACGatgctttagaaatttattattctgttgttaaaatacaaactgaaattttaggtatcaaccatccggaTACAATggcaacaaaacataatatcgcaagcTGTTTGAACcaaatgggaaaatataacaaagctttagaaatttattattctgttgataaaataaaaactgaaattttaggtataaaCCATCCGGATACAATGTCAACAAAAAGTAGTATCGCACACTGTTTGAACgaaatgggaaaatataacgaagctttagaaatttattattctgttgataaaatacgaactgaaattttaggtatcaaccatccgtctACAATgtcaacaaaacataatatcgcaatctgtttgaacaaaatgggaaaatataacgaagctttagaaatttataattctgttaataaaatacaaagtgaaattttaggtatcaaccatccataTACAATGTTagcaaaacataatatcgccaGCTGTTTGAGCgaaatgggaaaatataacgaagctttagaaatttattattctgttgataaaatacaaactgaaattttaggtatcaactaTCCGTCTACAATgtcaacaaaacataatatcgcaatctgtttgaacaaaatgggaaaatataacgaagctttagaaatttataattctgttaataaaatacaaagtgaaattttaggtatcaaccatccatatacaatattaacaaaacataatatcgcaagctgtttgagcgatatgggaaaatataacgaagctttagaaatttattattctgttgataaaatacaaactgaaattttaggtatcaaccatccgtctacaatattaacaaaacataatatcgcaagctgtttgagcgatatgggaaaatataacgaagctttagaaatttataattctgttaataaaatacaaagtgaaattttaggtatcaaccatccataTACAATGTtatcaaaacataatatcgcaagcTGTTTGAGCgaaatgggaaaatataacgaagctttagaaatttattattctgttgataaaatacaaactgaaattttaggtattaaccatccagatacaatgggaacaaaaaataatatcgcacaCTGTTTGAgcgatatgggaaaatataacgaagctttagaaatttattattctgctgataaaatacaaactgaaattttaggtatcaaccatccgaATACAATGggaacaaaacataatatcgcaagcTGTTTGAACGAAATAGGAAAATATAACGatgctttagaaatttattattctgttgataaaataaaaactaaaattttaggtatcaaccatccgtctACAATgtcaacaaaacataatatcgcaagcTGTTTGAGCAATATGGGAAAaaataacgaagctttagaaatttattattctgttgataaaatacaatctgaaattttaggtatcaaccatccgtctACAATgtcaacaaaacataatatcgcatGCTGTTTGAGCggtatgggaaaatataacgaagctttataaatttattattctgttgataaaatacaaactgaaattttaggtatcaaccatccggttacaatgtcaacaaaaaataatatcgcaaactGTATGAgcgatatgggaaaatataacgaagctttagaaatttattattctgttgataaaatacaaactgaaattttaggtataaaCCATCCGTCTACAATGTCagcaaaacataatatcgcaagcTGTATGAgcgatatgggaaaatataacgaagctttagaaatttattattctgttgataaaatacaaactgaaattttaggtatcaaccattcGTCTACAATGTCagcaaaacataatatcgcaagcTGTTTGAGCggtatgggaaaatataacgaagctttagaaatttattattctgttgataaaatacaaactgaaattttaggtatcaaccatccggaTACAATGTCagcaaaacataatatcgcaagcTGTTTGAGCGAAATGGGAAAATATaccgaagctttagaaattaattattctgttgataaaatgcaaactgaaattttaggtatcaaccatccgtctacaatttcaacaaaacataatatcgcaagcTGTTTGAGCGATATGGGAATATATAacaaagctttagaaatttattattctgttgataaaatacaaactgaaattttaggtatcaaccatccgtctacaatattaacaaaacataatatcgcaagctgtttgagcgatatgggaaaatataacgaagctttagaaatttattattctgttgataaaatacaaactgaaattttaggtatcaaccatccggaTACAATGTCagcaaaacataatatcgcaagcTGTTTGAGCGAAATGGGAAAATATaccgaagctttagaaattaattattctgttgataaaatgcaaactgaaattttaggtatcaaccatccgtctacaatttcaacaaaacataatatcgcaagcTGTTTGAGCGATATGGGAATATATAacaaagctttagaaatttattattctgttgataaaatacaaactgaaattttaggtatcaaccatccgtctacaatattaacaaaacataatatcgcaagctgtttgagcgatatgggaaaatataacgaagctttagaaatttattattctgttgataaaaaaaaaactgaaattttaggtatcaaccatccgtctACAATGTCAACAAAACGtaatatcgcaaactgtttgagcgatatgggaaaatataacgaagctttagaaatttattattgtgttgataaaatacaaaccgaaattttaggtatcaaccatccgtctACAATgtcaacaaaacataatatcgcaagctgtttgagcgatatgggaaaatataacgaagctttaggaatatattattctgttgataaaataaaaactgaaattttaggtatcaaccatccggttacaatgtcaacaaaaaataatatcgcaaactgtttgaacaaaatgggaaaatataacgaagctttagatattttttattctgttgataaaatacaaactgaaattttaggtatcaaccatccaaaTACATTGTCAACAAAACATTATATCGCAAACTGTTTGAgcaatatggaaaaaaataacgaagcattagaaatttattattctgttgataaaatacaaactgaaattttaggtatcaaccatccaaaTACATTgtcaacaaaacataatatcgcaaactgtttgaacaaagtggaaaaatataacgaagctttagaaatttataattttgttgataaaatacaaactgaaattttaggtatcaaccatccaaaTACATTgtcaacaaaacaaaatatcgcaaactgtttgattaacttagaaaaaaagcaaacttgttCGATTGTTTGATTATTATACTagttataatgtatataaagtttatctgttgataaaatataattgacaaacgtttttaatagttaaaaaactccgtattaaattcttaaaaataaaatcctattttttattacacatttaAACAGCGCATTTTTAATACCCGATCCTAAGTAAAATTTGTCGATCTCGTCGAAATAAAACGTCTCCGTTTATTCCGATCTCATCAACCATGTATTTGCAACACCGTCACATGTGTGCCAATATTTTTCGATGTCATCGAGTTATATATTATGGggtaaataacaaataataaattacatatgAAGTTATTTAAATGGCGTCTATAGGTGCGCGGAGCTTCAGAGCTCGAAGAAAAACTACAATAAATGTTGTTGGCAAAAACAAACGAAAGGTTACTAAAAGTTGgcataattcaaaaaatatcgAAAGTCAAGCCTTAACAGAATTCTCCGGTATTTATGCatattatgtataatttatacAATGCATAAAATGCAAAGGTTACTGGTAACTTTTAGGTATACCTTTAACTTAAAGGTAACCTTTGGTACCCTTTGCAGTTTTACTACAAATCTCTCTTGCTTCACTACAATTCCTGTGTTATAGGACTTTTCATGAAGAAAGAAAAGTTGTAGTTCTCTCATAATTCTTTGAGCtttggtttattattataataaaccaAAGCTCAAAGCTTCTTATTATTCT
This genomic interval from Hydra vulgaris chromosome 01, alternate assembly HydraT2T_AEP contains the following:
- the LOC136075561 gene encoding uncharacterized protein LOC136075561 isoform X5, encoding MESNQEACHKNSSVIGIQSFSENLYSRDKLLREIQHYFIQDPNKSTLVLYGMSGVGKTHIARKYCEISYNNYKNIVWIDAAFGMLQTSMRNQCQILGFEVHDSKGEYFNIKVIVEKIHNYYKNEKTLYIFDNVDDESVKNLSMYISKKPNSFTLITTQWRTWSNNVNKMLVDVFSSKEAFDYVKSIVKENTDENISNLIKELEYHPFAITQAIKYTNMHKISIEKYIDRYRSKPSEILDNNDFPSEEESKSTIKAINLVLIKLEKTQPFLFKLLNCLSHCDGQNISQQLIFQISNHLDVNDEFLIDKTIGLLMNYSLLNCFEDKKYSIHELTQLTCKCFQKRNSTTNTYFELIENYFKVELNEVKDQVDYGNHFVFHFIYMFRNNGKKVSETFYHMTTSIKKLLVCKGLFKEAIEILKVIQNYNTEAYGEDNEFTLETKHNIAICLNEMGKYNEALGIYYSVDKIETEILGINHPDTMSTKNNIALCLSDMGKYNEALEIYYSVDKIKTEIVGINHSSTMSAKHNIASCLSGMGKYNEALEIYYSVDKIQTEILGINHPDTMSAKHNIASCLSEMGKYTEALEINYSVDKMQTEILGINHPSTISTKHNIASCLSDMGIYNKALEIYYSVDKIQTEILGINHPSTILTKHNIASCLSDMGKYNEALEIYYSVDKIQTEILGINHPDTMSAKHNIASCLSEMGKYTEALEINYSVDKMQTEILGINHPSTISTKHNIASCLSDMGIYNKALEIYYSVDKIQTEILGINHPNTLSTKQNIANCLINLEKKQTCSIV
- the LOC136075561 gene encoding uncharacterized protein LOC136075561 isoform X6, translating into MESNQEACHKNSSVIGIQSFSENLYSRDKLLREIQHYFIQDPNKSTLVLYGMSGVGKTHIARKYCEISYNNYKNIVWIDAAFGMLQTSMRNQCQILGFEVHDSKGEYFNIKVIVEKIHNYYKNEKTLYIFDNVDDESVKNLSMYISKKPNSFTLITTQWRTWSNNVNKMLVDVFSSKEAFDYVKSIVKENTDENISNLIKELEYHPFAITQAIKYTNMHKISIEKYIDRYRSKPSEILDNNDFPSEEESKSTIKAINLVLIKLEKTQPFLFKLLNCLSHCDGQNISQQLIFQISNHLDVNDEFLIDKTIGLLMNYSLLNCFEDKKYSIHELTQLTCKCFQKRNSTTNTYFELIENYFKVELNEVKDQVDYGNHFVFHFIYMFRNNGKKVSETFYHMTTSIKKLLVCKGLFKEAIEILKVIQNYNTEAYGEDNEFTLETKHNIAICLNEMGKYNEALGIYYSVDKIETEILGINHPDTMSTKNNIALCLSDMGKYNEALEIYYSVDKIKTEIVGINHPDTMSAKHNIASCLSEMGKYTEALEINYSVDKMQTEILGINHPSTISTKHNIASCLSDMGIYNKALEIYYSVDKIQTEILGINHPSTILTKHNIASCLSDMGKYNEALEIYYSVDKIQTEILGINHPDTMSAKHNIASCLSEMGKYTEALEINYSVDKMQTEILGINHPSTISTKHNIASCLSDMGIYNKALEIYYSVDKIQTEILGINHPSTILTKHNIASCLSDMGKYNEALEIYYSVDKKKTEILGINHPNTLSTKQNIANCLINLEKKQTCSIV